The following coding sequences are from one Leguminivora glycinivorella isolate SPB_JAAS2020 chromosome 7, LegGlyc_1.1, whole genome shotgun sequence window:
- the LOC125228065 gene encoding uncharacterized protein LOC125228065 isoform X2 → MSRLGCLLLIWTICQAVLANEDNEKGFVQPLDFSPIFAGDNSGPPRLRRYTGEHKRQNLRKRSEDDEEDDPYDYKSEYISRPKAFDGGAYSSAYKEEKDPNKDYEYPYGYDSGYDHKEYERIKELSEKQAAEIKQNPGNCKQVNRDGMTCNVCKDPKTGGNYESCSYVAEPKNNKYAYSKEKKFNSNDEPDEPEGQKEEAPSKSAKYEEAKEDDKPSEEYSKLKAPKEESEEDDSKEKYKAYYVHSSQPTPSEKLRAASDESSEEKSDTLVKPYNYKQALPEFYTDNEPKKDVEHVLAEFKKKDRSSCNQVNKNGMTCFQCVDKNGLKNEECMFVSESAPKKSHLAYQELKEFQSQPPAPPVAATSEGAESKVVAANASPAQKTAAYVVANTGYGKKLKRKKASQATPTAAATSPVAAVASAVPAAAAAAPLPAAARRLRRSVDAEAEDRAEIADETELGPEEFAGAESKAAYWAETMPRYSAALGVTLPEFMLARSEHEASFDEIVAGA, encoded by the exons ATGTCTAGACTTGGATGTCTG tTATTGATTTGGACGATATGTCAAGCAGTGCTCGCCAACGAAGATAACGAAAAAGGGTTCGTTCAACCTTTGGATTTTTCACCGATTTTTGCCGGCGATAACTCTG GACCGCCCCGCTTGCGGCGTTACACGGGAGAACACAAAAGGCAAAACTTGAGAAAACGCTCCGAAGACGATGAAGAAGATGACCCCTATGACTATAAATCTGAGTACATTTCCAGACCAAAAGCGTTCGACGGTGGAGCCTACAGCAGCGCGTATAAAGAAGAAAAGGACCCCAACAAGGATTACGAATACCCTTACGGCTACGACTCTGGCTACGACCACAAGGAATACGAACGTATCAAGGAATTGTCAGAAAAGCAAGCagctgaaataaaacaaaacccTGGAAATTGCAAACAAGTCAACAGAGATGGTATGACATGTAATGTGTGCAAGGACCCCAAAACTGGAGGAAACTATGAATCCTGCTCTTACGTTGCGGagccaaaaaataataaatatgcttaCTCGAAGGAAAAAAAGTTCAACAGTAATGACGAACCCGACGAGCCAGAGGGCCAAAAAGAAGAGGCACCTAGTAAATCAGCAAAATACGAAGAAGCGAAAGAGGATGACAAGCCCTCCGAGGAATACTCAAAATTGAAAGCACCAAAGGAAGAAAGTGAAGAAGACGACTCAAAAGAGAAATATAAAGCATATTATGTGCACAGTTCTCAACCTACGCCGAGCGAAAAATTGCGCGCTGCCAGTGATGAAAGTTCCGAAGAAAAATCTGACACGCTAGTGAAACCTTATAACTACAAGCAAGCTTTACCTGAGTTCTACACTGATAATGAGCCCAAAAAAGACGTTGAACACGTATTAGCTGAATTCAAGAAAAAGGATAGATCGTCTTGTAACCAAGTTAATAAAAACGGTATGACCTGCTTCCAATGCGTCGATAAGAACGGCTTGAAAAATGAAGAGTGCATGTTCGTATCTGAATCGGCACCGAAAAAGAGTCATCTAGCATACCAGGAACTCAAAGAATTTCAATCACAGCCTCCAGCACCCCCCGTTGCTGCGACAAGCGAAGGCGCCGAGAGTAAAGTTGTAGCTGCCAACGCATCTCCTGCACAGAAAACTGCCGCGTACGTAGTGGCTAATACTGGGTATGGAAAAAAACTGAAACGGAAAAAAGCAAGCCAAGCCACACCAACTGCAGCTGCTACCAGCCCGGTAGCGGCGGTCGCCAGCGCCGtgcctgcagcggccgcggccgcGCCGTTGCCGGCAGCCGCGCGCCGGCTGAGAAGGAGCGTGGACGCCGAGGCTGAAGATCGAGCCGAAATCGCGGACGAGACTGAACTAGGGCCTGAAGAGTTCGCAGGCGCCGAGTCGAAAGCAGCTTATTGGGCGGAAACGATGCCTCGCTACAGTGCTGCTTTAGGTGTCACTTTGCCTGAATTCATGCTAGCGAGGTCGGAGCATGAAGCTTCGTTTGATGAAATAGTTGCAGGCGCGTAG
- the LOC125228065 gene encoding triadin-like isoform X1, translating to MSRLGCLLLIWTICQAVLANEDNEKGFVQPLDFSPIFAGDNSGLASNPVAAALLKLDTSQYPNLFDSVVSSSLDSLQRRVAPQDRTFAAENFGFNPIASQSFLPPPKPAPLVAQPAPRAPPQRLAAYRQPALAQYDIRQIHDADYKVYKPEEDEQGEILSALKQQNPTVAAYFKPAVTNLEVAHPLKYRKEELLENPEAEQNYKPNGYIAGPPRLRRYTGEHKRQNLRKRSEDDEEDDPYDYKSEYISRPKAFDGGAYSSAYKEEKDPNKDYEYPYGYDSGYDHKEYERIKELSEKQAAEIKQNPGNCKQVNRDGMTCNVCKDPKTGGNYESCSYVAEPKNNKYAYSKEKKFNSNDEPDEPEGQKEEAPSKSAKYEEAKEDDKPSEEYSKLKAPKEESEEDDSKEKYKAYYVHSSQPTPSEKLRAASDESSEEKSDTLVKPYNYKQALPEFYTDNEPKKDVEHVLAEFKKKDRSSCNQVNKNGMTCFQCVDKNGLKNEECMFVSESAPKKSHLAYQELKEFQSQPPAPPVAATSEGAESKVVAANASPAQKTAAYVVANTGYGKKLKRKKASQATPTAAATSPVAAVASAVPAAAAAAPLPAAARRLRRSVDAEAEDRAEIADETELGPEEFAGAESKAAYWAETMPRYSAALGVTLPEFMLARSEHEASFDEIVAGA from the exons ATGTCTAGACTTGGATGTCTG tTATTGATTTGGACGATATGTCAAGCAGTGCTCGCCAACGAAGATAACGAAAAAGGGTTCGTTCAACCTTTGGATTTTTCACCGATTTTTGCCGGCGATAACTCTG GCCTGGCTTCAAACCCCGTTGCCGCAGCTTTGCTTAAACTAGACACGAGCCAGTACCCCAACTTGTTTGACTCTGTCGTCAGTAGTTCACTCGACTCCTTGCAAAGACGGGTAGCCCCTCAAGATAGGACTTTCGCTGCTGAAAATTTCGGTTTCAATCCGATTGCTAGCCAAAGTTTCCTTCCTCCACCGAAGCCGGCGCCGCTCGTGGCGCAGCCGGCACCGCGGGCTCCCCCACAACGTTTGGCGGCCTACCGCCAGCCGGCCTTAGCTCAATACGACATTAGACAGATACACGATGCCGACTACAAAGTGTACAAGCCCGAAGAAGACGAACAAGGAGAGATCCTATCTGCTTTAAAACAGCAGAACCCTACAGTAGCAGCATATTTTAAACCCGCCGTAACAAATTTAGAAGTAGCACACCCGCTTAAATACCGCAAGGAAGAATTGTTAGAAAACCCCGAAGCCGAACAAAACTATAAGCCCAATGGTTATATTGCAGGACCGCCCCGCTTGCGGCGTTACACGGGAGAACACAAAAGGCAAAACTTGAGAAAACGCTCCGAAGACGATGAAGAAGATGACCCCTATGACTATAAATCTGAGTACATTTCCAGACCAAAAGCGTTCGACGGTGGAGCCTACAGCAGCGCGTATAAAGAAGAAAAGGACCCCAACAAGGATTACGAATACCCTTACGGCTACGACTCTGGCTACGACCACAAGGAATACGAACGTATCAAGGAATTGTCAGAAAAGCAAGCagctgaaataaaacaaaacccTGGAAATTGCAAACAAGTCAACAGAGATGGTATGACATGTAATGTGTGCAAGGACCCCAAAACTGGAGGAAACTATGAATCCTGCTCTTACGTTGCGGagccaaaaaataataaatatgcttaCTCGAAGGAAAAAAAGTTCAACAGTAATGACGAACCCGACGAGCCAGAGGGCCAAAAAGAAGAGGCACCTAGTAAATCAGCAAAATACGAAGAAGCGAAAGAGGATGACAAGCCCTCCGAGGAATACTCAAAATTGAAAGCACCAAAGGAAGAAAGTGAAGAAGACGACTCAAAAGAGAAATATAAAGCATATTATGTGCACAGTTCTCAACCTACGCCGAGCGAAAAATTGCGCGCTGCCAGTGATGAAAGTTCCGAAGAAAAATCTGACACGCTAGTGAAACCTTATAACTACAAGCAAGCTTTACCTGAGTTCTACACTGATAATGAGCCCAAAAAAGACGTTGAACACGTATTAGCTGAATTCAAGAAAAAGGATAGATCGTCTTGTAACCAAGTTAATAAAAACGGTATGACCTGCTTCCAATGCGTCGATAAGAACGGCTTGAAAAATGAAGAGTGCATGTTCGTATCTGAATCGGCACCGAAAAAGAGTCATCTAGCATACCAGGAACTCAAAGAATTTCAATCACAGCCTCCAGCACCCCCCGTTGCTGCGACAAGCGAAGGCGCCGAGAGTAAAGTTGTAGCTGCCAACGCATCTCCTGCACAGAAAACTGCCGCGTACGTAGTGGCTAATACTGGGTATGGAAAAAAACTGAAACGGAAAAAAGCAAGCCAAGCCACACCAACTGCAGCTGCTACCAGCCCGGTAGCGGCGGTCGCCAGCGCCGtgcctgcagcggccgcggccgcGCCGTTGCCGGCAGCCGCGCGCCGGCTGAGAAGGAGCGTGGACGCCGAGGCTGAAGATCGAGCCGAAATCGCGGACGAGACTGAACTAGGGCCTGAAGAGTTCGCAGGCGCCGAGTCGAAAGCAGCTTATTGGGCGGAAACGATGCCTCGCTACAGTGCTGCTTTAGGTGTCACTTTGCCTGAATTCATGCTAGCGAGGTCGGAGCATGAAGCTTCGTTTGATGAAATAGTTGCAGGCGCGTAG
- the LOC125228247 gene encoding VPS35 endosomal protein-sorting factor-like, whose translation MPSYYEWSSKKNRKSVKHEYPKFEVTNHPLKSNIVTAKISSSTSFIENLNKWSSAFEEIDPLLRFEQMDLAEESLPVEVTDGSINYSKAWTARRAVILNKYTTGEKLTIVSSFLPGGEKVSSFSALIRQVSNLNEKVKHRLEQLDDFDEDTVRKTMGLSQQEFVTKINVLNEEIKKAWATEQRVKAFKIAIQCSKLLSDVNVMQFYPSKFVLITDILDTFGNLVFARLKERSYGSNVSKKDQDIDPTEVPDAAKETCQNWLFKMASIRELLPRLYMEMTLLKCYSFIAKDEIKPAIARLTKMIRGIGNPLVATYLRLYLCKVASNLLGNECEEFFYSNLKEFLEEYQQIFQPAIRKKYEVQLLTLDRYLSLYVPAVDWLMYGTVNANKCKLTLLEDLLQKCETMENNELLLYCLVSTFDPTSVNKKSTQILEMVQSSAEKMVMLSEILTALGEHLCAADSYHQMASESLIQTWWKIANNMKSTTNFLQVLAPWLQFACMHLSTQHVNIILRGTIRYMIKCGKPADEFSGSFQFVIRRMLNSIPDVEELFLMDAFMPLVELVQTTNARTMMAKTVLSIFFAKYKLVLIEDPIVIGSLMRLCCILHESINAVTVEDEVKLCAELITKYVHAVTHDDPEQQLNFYVESRAAFIKLDAVLMALVHVPIGLLTVRERAGCAQHGGRRGWLQRACAAYCFVTVPSLHCPLARAQLYLLSGQAALLNNCVGQAEANFKALISLIPDIPEFIMEDGQKKMTHFKVSSLISDFLSTLLIMPDNMDSSVKAYILSGFIKTIERIHWRKTDPVYYMSLLRTLDLLCEMTCETYAYGIEGVLSNDKLYGSETEYIESIEKYSTNICQELLVVLKALGDAKETRKQHDLALEVFWRVVRRGDLDNSSMANLATNLWILSQKVQDSNQRLSKSILTTLKNDNSRASQQLVHKLQESA comes from the exons ATGCCTAGTTACTACGAATG GAGTTCAAAGAAAAATCGTAAAAGTGTTAAACATGAATACCCTAAATTTGAAGTTACGAATCATCCACTTAAATCGAATATAGTAACAGCA AAAATAAGTTCAAGTACAAGCtttattgaaaatttaaacaaatGGAGTTCTGCATTTGAAGAGATTGATCCACTACTTAGATTTGAGCAAATGGACTTGGCAGAA GAGTCACTGCCTGTGGAAGTAACTGATGGGAGTATTAATTATTCTAAGGCTTGGACAGCCAGGCGTGCCGTTATTCTAAACAAATATACTACTGGAGAGAAGTTGACTATTGTCAGTAGTTTTCTCCCAGGTGGCGAAAAAG TTAGTTCCTTTTCAGCTCTTATCCGCCAGGTTTCCAATTTAAATGAGAAAGTTAAACACAGACTTGAACAGCTGGATGACTTTGATGAAGATACTGTGCGAAAAACTATGGGATTATCACAGCAGGAATTTGTCACCAAAATCAATGTGCTAAACGAAGAAATCAAaaag gCATGGGCTACTGAACAACGTGTCAAGGCATTTAAAATCGCAATTCAATGTTCCAAATTATTATCTGATGTGAATGTAATGCAATTCTATCCCAGCAAGTTTGTACTAATTACTGATATTTTAGACACATTCGGAAATCTAGTGTTTGCTAGACTCAAAGAGCGGAGTTATGG ttcaaatgtgtcaaaaaaagACCAAGACATTGACCCCACGGAGGTTCCTGATGCAGCCAAGGAAACCTGCCAGAATTGGCTATTCAAAATGGCTTCAATAAGAGAGTTGTTGCCCAGATTGTACATGGAAATGACTTTACTAAAGTGCTACTCATTTATTGCCAAAGACGAGATAAAGCCTGCCATAGCCAGGCTCACGAAAATGATCAGAGGCATAGGCAACCCATTGGTTGCTACTTACTTGAGACTGTATCTCTGCAAAGTTGCTTCTAATTTACTGGGGAATGAATGCGAGGAATTCTTTTATAGCAATTTGAAAGAATTTCTTGAGGAATATCAACAG ATTTTTCAACCAGCCATTCGAAAGAAATATGAAGTCCAGTTATTGACCCTTGACAGGTACTTGAGTCTGTATGTGCCAGCAGTTGACTGGTTGATGTATGGGACCGTTAATGCCAACAAATGCAAGCTAACGCTATTAGAGGATTTGCTCCAAAAGTGCGAGACCATGGAAAATAA TGAGTTACTACTCTACTGTCTGGTTTCGACATTTGATCCCACAAGTGTTAATAAGAAATCTACGCAAATATTGGAAATGGTACAGAGTTCCGCAGAGAAAATGG TAATGCTAAGCGAAATACTCACGGCTCTTGGTGAGCACCTATGCGCCGCCGACAGCTACCACCAGATGGCGTCCGAGTCGCTGATACAGACGTGGTGGAAGATCGCCAACAACATGAAATCCACCACCAACTTCCTTCAAGTGCTGGCCCCTTGGCTGCAGTTTGCTTGCATGCATTTATCA ACGCAACACGTAAACATCATCTTACGCGGAACCATCAGGTACATGATCAAATGCGGGAAGCCGGCTGACGAGTTCTCTGGGAGCTTCCAATTCGTTATTCGGCGGATGCTGAACTCTATTCCAGATGTCGAGGAGCTATTTTTGATG gACGCTTTTATGCCGCTCGTGGAGCTTGTACAAACGACCAACGCTCGCACAATGATGGCCAAAACTGTCCTGTCTATATTCTTTGCCAAGTACAAACTGGTACTAATAGAAGATCCCATTGTTATCGGGAGCTTAATGCGTCTTTGCTGTATATTGCACGAATCTATCAA CGCGGTGACTGTGGAAGACGAAGTAAAGCTGTGCGCGGAGCTGATCACGAAATACGTGCACGCCGTGACACACGACGACCCGGAGCAGCAGCTCAACTTCTACGTCGAGAGCCGCGCCGCCTTCATCAAGCTGGACGCCGTGTTGATGGCTCTCGTTCATGTAC CAATTGGTTTGTTGACAGTGCGTGAACGCGCTGGGTGCGCGCAGCACGGCGGGCGGCGCGGATGGCTGCAGCGCGCCTGCGCCGCGTACTGCTTCGTGACGGTGCCTTCGCTGCACTGCCCGCTCGCGCGCGCGCAGCTCTACCTGCTGTCCGGGCAAGCGGCACTTCTCAACAACTGTGTCGGACAAG CGGAAGCAAACTTCAAAGCGCTCATCAGTTTAATACCAGACATTCCAGAGTTCATCATGGAGGATGGTCAAAAGAAAATGACCCACTTTAAAGTTAGCAGTTTGATCAGTGACTTCCTTTCGACTCTTCTCATAATGCCG GATAATATGGACAGTAGTGTGAAAGCCTACATACTCAGTGGGTTCATCAAAACCATAGAGAGAATCCACTGGAGGAAGACCGACCCGGTGTACTACATGTCACTTCTGCGCACGCTGGACCTGCTTTGTGAAATGACTTGTGAAACGTATGCTTATGGCATAGAAGGAG TATTATCCAATGACAAGTTATACGGATCCGAGACAGAGTACATAGAAAGCATCGAAAAGTATTCCACCAACATATGCCAAGAACTCCTCGTCGTGTTGAAAGCGCTGGGCGACGCCAAGGAGACGCGGAAACAACACGACTTGGCTCTTGAAGTGTTCTGGAGAGTTGTGCGACGCGGCGACTTGGACAATAGCTCGATGGCTAACCTGGCAACGAATTTGTGGATACTGTCGCAAAAAGTACAGGATTCGAATCAAAGACTTTCT aaatccATATTAACAACGTTGAAAAATGATAATAGCAGAGCCAGCCAACAGCTTGTTCATAAACTACAGGAAAGCGCGTGA